In Humulus lupulus chromosome 7, drHumLupu1.1, whole genome shotgun sequence, the following are encoded in one genomic region:
- the LOC133791492 gene encoding nuclear transcription factor Y subunit B-4-like, protein MVDPDQDRMLPIANVGRIMKQILPATAKISKEGKQTMQECATEFISFVTGEASDKCHKENRKTVNGDDICWALTALGFDNYAEVIVRYLHKFREAERDKANQITSTNNNPTTTTTTSPSHHPSLPTTTTTTTSTATTTTYHADQDKDHHHHHLHVLSKNTCGTTTTTGTPLTLMEFKIIEKGSDQYNSLMMRPHLDEAE, encoded by the coding sequence atGGTTGATCCAGATCAAGATCGGATGTTACCAATTGCAAACGTGGGGAGGATAATGAAGCAAATTCTTCCGGCAACAGCGAAAATCTCAAAGGAAGGGAAACAAACAATGCAGGAGTGTGCAACTGAGTTCATAAGTTTTGTGACTGGCGAGGCTTCTGACAAGTGTCACAAGGAGAATCGAAAGACCGTCAATGGGGACGACATCTGTTGGGCTCTCACTGCTCTAGGGTTTGATAACTACGCTGAGGTTATAGTAAGGTATTTACACAAGTTTAGGGAAGCAGAAAGAGACAAGGCCAATCAAATTACTTCTACGAATAATAatcccactactactactactactagcccTTCTCATCATCCTTCTcttcctactactactactactactacttctactgctacgaCTACTACTTATCATGCTGATCAAGACAAggatcaccatcatcatcatcttcatgtTCTCTCCAAAAATACTTgcggtactactactactactggtacACCATTAACTCTTATGGAGTTTAAGATCATTGAGAAGGGAAGTGATCAGTATAACTCTCTTATGATGAGACCACATCTTGATGAAGCAGAATGA